A stretch of the Alosa alosa isolate M-15738 ecotype Scorff River chromosome 16, AALO_Geno_1.1, whole genome shotgun sequence genome encodes the following:
- the LOC125309318 gene encoding gamma-glutamyl hydrolase-like isoform X1 — protein sequence MSLHFTHPWLVNTHKAHSEYCEHTNLEQGAATAVAARGHMGVRCFAQWHLYHGCGHGRAISANPPPTFFLPFVLSLYLSFNFSFFNFSHQPSLICFVTLSQFLCHPFYSFLSALLLISPHSITHLSDAAESKLFKDFPPEVMTALATENITVNFHKWSISMENFTKSEELRNFYKILSTNTDGNIEFISTMEAYDYPIYGVQWHPEKNAFEWSQTYYPHTPSAIKTTFYMADFFVNEAKKNLHSFASEEEALKHLIQNHNPDFSGADGSSFLQKYYFE from the exons ATGTCTCTACATTTTACCCATCCTTggttagtgaacacacacaaagcacacagcgAGTATTGTGAACACACAAACCTGGAGCAGGGGGCAGCCACTGCTGTGGCAGCTAGAGGGCACATGGGGGTTAGATGCTTTGCTCAATGGCACCTCTACCATGGATGTGGACATGGGAGAGCAATATCAGCCAATCCCCCGCCTACATTTTTCCTACcctttgttctttctctctatctctctttcaattTCTCTTTCTTCAATTTTTCACATCAACCATCTCTTATCTGTTTTGTCACACTCTCTCAATTTCTCTGTCACCCTTTTTACTCCTTTCTCAGTGCCcttcttctcatctctcctcattcTATCACTCATTTATCAGATGCCGCTGAGAGCAAACTCTTTAAAGATTTCCCACCAGAGGTGATGACAGCTCTGGCAACTGAAAACATCACAGTGAATTTTCATAAGTGGAGCATCTCCATGGAG AATTTCACCAAGAGCGAAGAGCTGAGAAACTTCTACAAAATCTTAAGCACCAATACAGATGGAAACATAGAGTTCATTTCAACAATGGAGG CATATGACTATCCTATATATGGAGTCCAATGGCACCCTGAGAAAAATGCGTTCGAGTGGAGTCAGACATACTACCCTCACACACCATCTGCAATCAAAACCACCTTCTACATGGCAGACTTCTTTGTCAATGAGG CAAAGAAAAACTTACATTCCTTTGCCAGTGAAGAGGAGGCGCTGAAGCATCTGATCCAGAACCACAATCCAGACTTCTCTGGTGCCGATGGCTCTTCTTTCCTACAAAAGTATTACTTTGAGTAA
- the LOC125309318 gene encoding gamma-glutamyl hydrolase-like isoform X2 — protein sequence MCSSSQRVNRTEEEYRHLFNSINGILLPGGAANLLTSGYAKAAHIFYKFALEANSQSDYFPVWGTCLGFEQLLVITSGENLLCRTNTSGVSLPLEFTQDAAESKLFKDFPPEVMTALATENITVNFHKWSISMENFTKSEELRNFYKILSTNTDGNIEFISTMEAYDYPIYGVQWHPEKNAFEWSQTYYPHTPSAIKTTFYMADFFVNEAKKNLHSFASEEEALKHLIQNHNPDFSGADGSSFLQKYYFE from the exons ATGTGCAGTTCTTCTCAAAG GGTTAATCGGACTGAAGAAGAATACCGTCATTTGTTCAACTCTATCAATGG TATTCTTCTCCCGGGTGGAGCTGCAAACCTTCTGACATCAGGATATGCTAAAGCGGCTCACATCTTTTACAAATTCGCTTTGGAG GCCAACTCCCAGAGTGATTACTTCCCAGTGTGGGGTACTTGTCTGGGATTTGAACAGCTGTTGGTAATTACAAGTGGAGAAAATCTGCTGTGTCGAACTAACACCAGTGGAGTGTCTCTGCCACTGGAGTTTACACAAG ATGCCGCTGAGAGCAAACTCTTTAAAGATTTCCCACCAGAGGTGATGACAGCTCTGGCAACTGAAAACATCACAGTGAATTTTCATAAGTGGAGCATCTCCATGGAG AATTTCACCAAGAGCGAAGAGCTGAGAAACTTCTACAAAATCTTAAGCACCAATACAGATGGAAACATAGAGTTCATTTCAACAATGGAGG CATATGACTATCCTATATATGGAGTCCAATGGCACCCTGAGAAAAATGCGTTCGAGTGGAGTCAGACATACTACCCTCACACACCATCTGCAATCAAAACCACCTTCTACATGGCAGACTTCTTTGTCAATGAGG CAAAGAAAAACTTACATTCCTTTGCCAGTGAAGAGGAGGCGCTGAAGCATCTGATCCAGAACCACAATCCAGACTTCTCTGGTGCCGATGGCTCTTCTTTCCTACAAAAGTATTACTTTGAGTAA
- the nsmaf gene encoding protein FAN isoform X1 — MAFIRKKERSKERFSLLLLDLEEYYFEQHTAYQLTTRCSSQNSAPCKFRGSFKVCSKSVIFEPEDASQPILKIPLKDCRRIEATEDNERNPFTESKPPCISMESRQVYLIKDGNVVAPYKIERSDQDILFQLEISRKTEDVVQTLLQLHRASCLDKLGDQTAMIAANLQSRLARTSFDKNSFQSVSELPHMECEAEMISPLVTNPGHVCITDQNLYFQPLNGYPDSVVQIRLHSVRRIYKRRHGLRPLGLEVFCSETDLCSDIYLKFYHTKDRDELYYYIATFLENHMAEHTAESYMLQWQKGHISNYQYLLHLNNLADRSVNDLSQYPVFPWVISDYSSPRLDLMNPATFRDFSKPIGALNTERLERLLARYRDMPDPRFMYGSHYSSPGYVLFYLVRVAPEHMLCLQNGRYDHADRMFNSIAETWKNCLEGATDFKELIPEFYGKDSSFLQNELNLNLGKRQGGCCVGDVVLPPWAADAEDFLEKLRSALESQYVSEHLHEWIDLVFGYKQKGSEAIAAHNVFHPLTYEGGIDCDSIEDPDQKIAMLTQILEFGQTPRQLFTTAHPQRITPRFHNVSTATTSSSELSPLSPSEDSSFEDLTEESKKMAWSNMSKLSLQSSHKIHKEAVTGIAVTCSGSAIFTTSQDSTLKMFSRDTNALQRSVSFSNMALSSCLMLPEDQTVVCSSWDNNVYFYSVAFGRRQDTLMGHDDAISQMCWKDDQLYTASWDSTVKVWRCVAADVNSNKRSQFELLAEFEHDAGVNCIAVSPAGTLLASGTKDGILSIWDIGSLSPLHQLNCHSGKIHQMAFSPDSRHILSVGEDSSLKVTDVQTGMLISTVPAEEEQRCFCWDGNTVISGGQSGDLRVWDLLSSKVTQKLPAHTGAVTVMWMSEQCSTVITGGEDKQIMLWKPQY, encoded by the exons ATGGCTTTCATTAGGAAAAAGGAGCGATCTAAAGAAAG ATTCTCGCTCTTGCTATTGGATCTAGAGGAGTATTATTTTGAACAACACACAGCGTATCAGCTGACCACCAGATGCTCATCCCAGAACAG TGCCCCCTGCAAGTTTCGAGGATCTTTTAAAGTCTGTTCAAAATCTGTCATATTTGAGCCAGAGGATGCGTCTCAGCCCATACTAAAG ATTCCCTTGAAGGACTGCAGGAGGATTGAAGCAACAGAGGACAATGAGCGAAATCCTTTTACAGA AAGTAAGCCTCCATGTATATCAATGGAAAGCAGACAG GTTTACCTTATTAAAGATGGGAATGTTGTTGCACCGTACAAAATTGAAAGG AGCGATCAAGACATTCTTTTTCAACTAGAGATATCAAGAAAAACTGAGGATGTTGTGCAAACTTTACTGCAG ttgCACAGGGCATCCTGTCTGGATAAGTTGGGTGATCAGACTGCCATG ATAGCAGCAAATTTACAGTCCAGATTGGCAAGAACTTCATTTGACAAAAATAG CTTCCAGAGTGTCTCAGAGCTACCCCACATGGAGTGTGAGGCAGAGATGATCTCTCCTCTGGTGACCAACCCAGGTCATGTGTGCATCACTGACCAGAACCTCTACTTCCAACCGCTCAATGGCTACCCT GACTCAGTGGTGCAGATTCGGCTTCACAGTGTCAGACGCATCTACAAGAGGAGGCATGGATTGCGCCCACTG ggtcTGGAGGTGTTTTGCTCCGAGACGGATCTTTGTTCAGACATTTACCTGAAGTTCTACCACACCAAAGACAGGGATGAGCTCTACTACTACATTGCCACCTTCCTGG AGAACCACATGGCGGAACACACAGCAGAGAGCTACATGCTGCAGTGGCAGAAGGGCCACATTTCCAACTACCAGTACCTGCTGCACCTCAACAACCTGGCTGACCGCAGCGTCAATGACCTGTCTCAGTATCCCGTCTTCCCTTGGGTCATCAGTGACTACAGCAGCCCACGGCTAG ACCTGATGAATCCGGCTACATTTCGGGACTTTAGTAAACCAATTGGAGCACTGAACACAGAGAGACTGGAGAGATTACTA gCACGTTATAGAGACATGCCAGATCCTCGCTTCATGTACGGAAGTCACTACTCATCTCCAGGATATGTGCTCTTCTATCTAGTTAGAGTGG CTCCAGAGCACATGCTGTGTCTCCAGAACGGACGCTATGACCATGCTGATCGAATGTTCAACAG TATTGCAGAGACATGGAAGAACTGTTTAGAGGGAGCCACAGACTTTAAAGAG ttAATTCCTGAGTTTTATGGGAAGGACTCCAGTTTCCTGCAGAATGAGCTGAATCTAAACCTGGGGAAGAGGCAGGGGGGTTGCTGTGTGGGAGATGTAGTTCTTCCTCCTTGGGCTGCAG ATGCAGAGGATTTCTTGGAGAAGTTACGCAGTGCTCTGGAGAGTCAGTATGTATCGGAGCACCTGCACGAGTGGATCGATCTGGTGTTTGGTTACAAGCAGAAAGGCAGCGAAGCTATTGCCGCTCATAATG tGTTTCATCCATTAACATATGAAGGAGGAATTGACTGTGATAG CATTGAGGACCCAGATCAGAAGATCGCTATGCTGACTCAGATATTGGAGTTTGGGCAAACACCACGGCAGCTCTTCACCACTGCTCATCCTCAGAGGATCACCCCCAGGTTCCACAATGTCTCCACAGCAACCACGTCCTCCAGTGAACTCTCACCAT TGTCGCCCAGTGAAGACTCATCATTTGAAGATCTGACAGAGGAGAGCAAAAAAATGGCTTGGAGCAACATGAGCAAACTGAGTCTTCAGTCCAGTCACAAAATTCACAAAGA GGCCGTGACGGGAATTGCAGTAACATGCAGTGGTTCAGCCATTTTCACCACCTCACAAG ACTCCACTCTGAAGATGTTTTCCAGGGACACAAATGCTCTACAGAGGAGTGTGTCATTCTCTAACATG GCCTTATCTTCCTGTCTGATGTTGCCTGAGGATCAGACCGTTGTCTGCTCTTCGTGGGACAATAATGT ATATTTCTACTCAGTGGCGTTTGGGAGGAGGCAGGACACCCTAATGGGTCATGATGATGCTATCAGTCAGATGTGCTGGAAGGATGACCAGCTGTATACTGCATCATGGGACTCCACTGTTAAG GTGTGGCGATGTGTGGCCGCTGAcgtcaacagcaacaaaaggaGCCAGTTTGAGCTGCTGGCAGAGTTTGAGCATGATGCAGGG GTGAACTGCATAGCTGTCAGCCCAGCAGGCACACTTCTAGCTTCTGGCACTAAAGATGGCATCCTCAGCATCTGGGACATTGGAAGTTTGTCCCCCCTGCATCAATTGAATTGCCACTCCGGCAAAATCCACCAGATGGCATTCAGCCCTG ACAGTAGACACATCCTCAGCGTAGGAGAGGACTCCAGCCTGAAGGTCACGGATGTCCAGACTGGCATGCTCATCTCCACCGTCCCAGCAGAGGAGGAGCAAAG GTGCTTTTGTTGGGATGGCAACACAGTGATTTCAGGTGGACAGTCAGGTGACCTCAGAGTGTGGGACTTGCTCAGTAGCAAAGTAACTCAAAAACTGCCTGCTCACACAG GTGCAGTCACTGTCATGTGGATGAGCGAACAGTGCAGCACTGTCATCACAGGTGGAGAAGACAAACAGATCATGCTGTGGAAACCACAGTATTAA
- the LOC125309318 gene encoding gamma-glutamyl hydrolase-like isoform X3 yields the protein MVNRTEEEYRHLFNSINGILLPGGAANLLTSGYAKAAHIFYKFALEANSQSDYFPVWGTCLGFEQLLVITSGENLLCRTNTSGVSLPLEFTQDAAESKLFKDFPPEVMTALATENITVNFHKWSISMENFTKSEELRNFYKILSTNTDGNIEFISTMEAYDYPIYGVQWHPEKNAFEWSQTYYPHTPSAIKTTFYMADFFVNEAKKNLHSFASEEEALKHLIQNHNPDFSGADGSSFLQKYYFE from the exons AT GGTTAATCGGACTGAAGAAGAATACCGTCATTTGTTCAACTCTATCAATGG TATTCTTCTCCCGGGTGGAGCTGCAAACCTTCTGACATCAGGATATGCTAAAGCGGCTCACATCTTTTACAAATTCGCTTTGGAG GCCAACTCCCAGAGTGATTACTTCCCAGTGTGGGGTACTTGTCTGGGATTTGAACAGCTGTTGGTAATTACAAGTGGAGAAAATCTGCTGTGTCGAACTAACACCAGTGGAGTGTCTCTGCCACTGGAGTTTACACAAG ATGCCGCTGAGAGCAAACTCTTTAAAGATTTCCCACCAGAGGTGATGACAGCTCTGGCAACTGAAAACATCACAGTGAATTTTCATAAGTGGAGCATCTCCATGGAG AATTTCACCAAGAGCGAAGAGCTGAGAAACTTCTACAAAATCTTAAGCACCAATACAGATGGAAACATAGAGTTCATTTCAACAATGGAGG CATATGACTATCCTATATATGGAGTCCAATGGCACCCTGAGAAAAATGCGTTCGAGTGGAGTCAGACATACTACCCTCACACACCATCTGCAATCAAAACCACCTTCTACATGGCAGACTTCTTTGTCAATGAGG CAAAGAAAAACTTACATTCCTTTGCCAGTGAAGAGGAGGCGCTGAAGCATCTGATCCAGAACCACAATCCAGACTTCTCTGGTGCCGATGGCTCTTCTTTCCTACAAAAGTATTACTTTGAGTAA
- the nsmaf gene encoding protein FAN isoform X2: MAFIRKKERSKERFSLLLLDLEEYYFEQHTAYQLTTRCSSQNSAPCKFRGSFKVCSKSVIFEPEDASQPILKIPLKDCRRIEATEDNERNPFTDKPPCISMESRQVYLIKDGNVVAPYKIERSDQDILFQLEISRKTEDVVQTLLQLHRASCLDKLGDQTAMIAANLQSRLARTSFDKNSFQSVSELPHMECEAEMISPLVTNPGHVCITDQNLYFQPLNGYPDSVVQIRLHSVRRIYKRRHGLRPLGLEVFCSETDLCSDIYLKFYHTKDRDELYYYIATFLENHMAEHTAESYMLQWQKGHISNYQYLLHLNNLADRSVNDLSQYPVFPWVISDYSSPRLDLMNPATFRDFSKPIGALNTERLERLLARYRDMPDPRFMYGSHYSSPGYVLFYLVRVAPEHMLCLQNGRYDHADRMFNSIAETWKNCLEGATDFKELIPEFYGKDSSFLQNELNLNLGKRQGGCCVGDVVLPPWAADAEDFLEKLRSALESQYVSEHLHEWIDLVFGYKQKGSEAIAAHNVFHPLTYEGGIDCDSIEDPDQKIAMLTQILEFGQTPRQLFTTAHPQRITPRFHNVSTATTSSSELSPLSPSEDSSFEDLTEESKKMAWSNMSKLSLQSSHKIHKEAVTGIAVTCSGSAIFTTSQDSTLKMFSRDTNALQRSVSFSNMALSSCLMLPEDQTVVCSSWDNNVYFYSVAFGRRQDTLMGHDDAISQMCWKDDQLYTASWDSTVKVWRCVAADVNSNKRSQFELLAEFEHDAGVNCIAVSPAGTLLASGTKDGILSIWDIGSLSPLHQLNCHSGKIHQMAFSPDSRHILSVGEDSSLKVTDVQTGMLISTVPAEEEQRCFCWDGNTVISGGQSGDLRVWDLLSSKVTQKLPAHTGAVTVMWMSEQCSTVITGGEDKQIMLWKPQY; the protein is encoded by the exons ATGGCTTTCATTAGGAAAAAGGAGCGATCTAAAGAAAG ATTCTCGCTCTTGCTATTGGATCTAGAGGAGTATTATTTTGAACAACACACAGCGTATCAGCTGACCACCAGATGCTCATCCCAGAACAG TGCCCCCTGCAAGTTTCGAGGATCTTTTAAAGTCTGTTCAAAATCTGTCATATTTGAGCCAGAGGATGCGTCTCAGCCCATACTAAAG ATTCCCTTGAAGGACTGCAGGAGGATTGAAGCAACAGAGGACAATGAGCGAAATCCTTTTACAGA TAAGCCTCCATGTATATCAATGGAAAGCAGACAG GTTTACCTTATTAAAGATGGGAATGTTGTTGCACCGTACAAAATTGAAAGG AGCGATCAAGACATTCTTTTTCAACTAGAGATATCAAGAAAAACTGAGGATGTTGTGCAAACTTTACTGCAG ttgCACAGGGCATCCTGTCTGGATAAGTTGGGTGATCAGACTGCCATG ATAGCAGCAAATTTACAGTCCAGATTGGCAAGAACTTCATTTGACAAAAATAG CTTCCAGAGTGTCTCAGAGCTACCCCACATGGAGTGTGAGGCAGAGATGATCTCTCCTCTGGTGACCAACCCAGGTCATGTGTGCATCACTGACCAGAACCTCTACTTCCAACCGCTCAATGGCTACCCT GACTCAGTGGTGCAGATTCGGCTTCACAGTGTCAGACGCATCTACAAGAGGAGGCATGGATTGCGCCCACTG ggtcTGGAGGTGTTTTGCTCCGAGACGGATCTTTGTTCAGACATTTACCTGAAGTTCTACCACACCAAAGACAGGGATGAGCTCTACTACTACATTGCCACCTTCCTGG AGAACCACATGGCGGAACACACAGCAGAGAGCTACATGCTGCAGTGGCAGAAGGGCCACATTTCCAACTACCAGTACCTGCTGCACCTCAACAACCTGGCTGACCGCAGCGTCAATGACCTGTCTCAGTATCCCGTCTTCCCTTGGGTCATCAGTGACTACAGCAGCCCACGGCTAG ACCTGATGAATCCGGCTACATTTCGGGACTTTAGTAAACCAATTGGAGCACTGAACACAGAGAGACTGGAGAGATTACTA gCACGTTATAGAGACATGCCAGATCCTCGCTTCATGTACGGAAGTCACTACTCATCTCCAGGATATGTGCTCTTCTATCTAGTTAGAGTGG CTCCAGAGCACATGCTGTGTCTCCAGAACGGACGCTATGACCATGCTGATCGAATGTTCAACAG TATTGCAGAGACATGGAAGAACTGTTTAGAGGGAGCCACAGACTTTAAAGAG ttAATTCCTGAGTTTTATGGGAAGGACTCCAGTTTCCTGCAGAATGAGCTGAATCTAAACCTGGGGAAGAGGCAGGGGGGTTGCTGTGTGGGAGATGTAGTTCTTCCTCCTTGGGCTGCAG ATGCAGAGGATTTCTTGGAGAAGTTACGCAGTGCTCTGGAGAGTCAGTATGTATCGGAGCACCTGCACGAGTGGATCGATCTGGTGTTTGGTTACAAGCAGAAAGGCAGCGAAGCTATTGCCGCTCATAATG tGTTTCATCCATTAACATATGAAGGAGGAATTGACTGTGATAG CATTGAGGACCCAGATCAGAAGATCGCTATGCTGACTCAGATATTGGAGTTTGGGCAAACACCACGGCAGCTCTTCACCACTGCTCATCCTCAGAGGATCACCCCCAGGTTCCACAATGTCTCCACAGCAACCACGTCCTCCAGTGAACTCTCACCAT TGTCGCCCAGTGAAGACTCATCATTTGAAGATCTGACAGAGGAGAGCAAAAAAATGGCTTGGAGCAACATGAGCAAACTGAGTCTTCAGTCCAGTCACAAAATTCACAAAGA GGCCGTGACGGGAATTGCAGTAACATGCAGTGGTTCAGCCATTTTCACCACCTCACAAG ACTCCACTCTGAAGATGTTTTCCAGGGACACAAATGCTCTACAGAGGAGTGTGTCATTCTCTAACATG GCCTTATCTTCCTGTCTGATGTTGCCTGAGGATCAGACCGTTGTCTGCTCTTCGTGGGACAATAATGT ATATTTCTACTCAGTGGCGTTTGGGAGGAGGCAGGACACCCTAATGGGTCATGATGATGCTATCAGTCAGATGTGCTGGAAGGATGACCAGCTGTATACTGCATCATGGGACTCCACTGTTAAG GTGTGGCGATGTGTGGCCGCTGAcgtcaacagcaacaaaaggaGCCAGTTTGAGCTGCTGGCAGAGTTTGAGCATGATGCAGGG GTGAACTGCATAGCTGTCAGCCCAGCAGGCACACTTCTAGCTTCTGGCACTAAAGATGGCATCCTCAGCATCTGGGACATTGGAAGTTTGTCCCCCCTGCATCAATTGAATTGCCACTCCGGCAAAATCCACCAGATGGCATTCAGCCCTG ACAGTAGACACATCCTCAGCGTAGGAGAGGACTCCAGCCTGAAGGTCACGGATGTCCAGACTGGCATGCTCATCTCCACCGTCCCAGCAGAGGAGGAGCAAAG GTGCTTTTGTTGGGATGGCAACACAGTGATTTCAGGTGGACAGTCAGGTGACCTCAGAGTGTGGGACTTGCTCAGTAGCAAAGTAACTCAAAAACTGCCTGCTCACACAG GTGCAGTCACTGTCATGTGGATGAGCGAACAGTGCAGCACTGTCATCACAGGTGGAGAAGACAAACAGATCATGCTGTGGAAACCACAGTATTAA